TACAGCATCAAATAGCTATATAAACCAAGAGGCAGACAAATTTCGGTGGTTATGGAAATAATGAACCATTTGAATATCTAAATTTGATAACTGGTCTTCTACTTGTTATTTTGTGCAAATAGCTTGATTGTGCATTTGTGCCTTACTGCCTTATCCCACTATTATTATCTGCTGGCTATGTTATGGATCATAATCTTATCATGATTATCTGCAGTTGTgtgctttattatatatttttctaaaattgtaTATAAGGTGAATAATGAAGTGCAGTCAGTGTAGTGATTTTCCTTTAGTATCAGAACATGCCAGTGTGTTACTTCATCAGTTCTATCAGTATGAATAGAAACTTGTAACAGACTTTTATCACTCTTTTAAGTGTTACATTTCGCAACTCTATGAACAGTGAATCTCCTCTCTCTGCTTTAGGTGATCAGTTGTCATGTCCTCTTTGTTCTATCTTTTTAAGCAATTTAAGTCGTCTGAGCATGATTTTAGATGGAACCGTGATCTTTTCGACTACATAGTTTAGTCTCTAAGGTCACCCTTTTATTAATCCTCTTTTTCTGTATCTTCTGTGATGATTTGCAGGATTAGCTCTGATTGGGATacttacaaaaataatctatGACCACAACTTCTCTGTGGAAAGATACTCCAATTCGATTTTGATGGACAGGGAGTGGTATTTTCACCAGAAGAAATCATCTTTCCATCATACTTCAGTTTGTTGATTCATACGAGTAGTTAAATGATGCTTATGCATTCCGAAAATGAAATTCGAGATTGGAGCATGAAAAGGTGAAAAAATGCAGACACTTTTGTAGCATCGATCTGGtcagaaatttgaatttctctGACCTCCTATCCATTTACCCTTATCTTGCTTAGCAGGCAAAAGGCCAATCAATGGGGTCAAACAGTTTAATTATCGATTTAATATGTAAAATTCAATGAAATTTGATGCTGGGCTCTAACTTCGTACGTAGCTCAGACAGTTGTTTCAATGAATACAAAATACTGCGTCGCTTTCTAACTCAAGATATACCACTTTGCTAATATCAAATCATAGTTTACTGTGTAAGTGTATTAATAGTGTCAAGAGACATAATGATGCTCTTATGCAACATTGTGTAGGAAATTAATCGGTGGAGTGGACTTTGTATGTCTACTAAATGTTGAGTGAACAAGATATTATTGCTCATGATAAGTATCTATGAATTGTGattgtaatttaaattattcagAAGAGAAAACTGtaatttactaattactaATTTGAGTGGACATTGTATGTTTACTACATATGAGTAACGTGACTCATGCAAACGCCAAATTTACACTAGAAGTCTAGAAGACCAAGTAGTTAGAgggcaatattttttttgttttgttttatactccctccgtccgcaaataagagtcccgttttttcattttagtccgtccgtgaataggagtcgcggttcatttttaccataaatgataatagggtctcacattcaactaactcatcccactcacatttcaaataaaactaatatatacaataatacAAGTAATATCtctatttcactaacttttttccaacaacttttcttaacatttcttaaaacacgtgccgccaaggaatgagactcctaatggcggacggagggagtaccgtATAAAAACTAAACCAACCTAACATGCTAATGAAATTCAAGTTTAAGGTATATAGCTTTAATAATATACTCTACTATTAGCTTATAGTCCATGTCCAATTAAAACGACTTTGCTCTTTAGCTTTTTATACAAAAATgtgaatatatatgtaaatatgtaCGTACAcgatttttaatataatccGAATAACTTACCGCTTACAAATTTTATGCaccattttatattaatctcatattctatttataaaaatacgagattaaatattttttcacattATACATCTCTATCAAATAACCACAAATCCACAATCTCTTGGTTTGTGATTATGAGAAAGTCCTACATTGCAACACGTGTATTTAGGGAAATAATTAAGAATCATAATATCATTGAATAACGAGAGTTGTTTACTTTAAATACTAAAGTTATTATTCTATGAAAAATAGGTTTAGCTTCGTTGAATTAAGAAATGACACCTCGATAATAAGTCGAATGCATTGTCACTCTTTAATTTGTCCATAACTGCATGATGAGATGTCGAGGCcattatattttgtagatTGGCTATTTACctaattttattccatcatttaatctcgttttattttgttagGTAGTTACGCTGCTCACAAAGCAGAATACTATTATCATATTCTTAGTGGTGCTTAGAGCCTTAAACTAACTTCAATTCCCTCGATATTCGTTGCGACCTATGTTATGTCTCTAAATTTACTACTAGGGGATCGGGTGGGGGTCCGTGCGACTAATTTTCCTTTATCGAGGCCTAAAATTACCATGTCCACCCACTTCGTTTACCTCCGGCGTCGCTCCGAACACCGAAATAATAGTCACGTCCACACTAAATTAAGctaatacttatatatattctgCCCTCTCTGTTTTTGGATCTTGGATCCACCACTACTAAATTCATTATTGTGAACATTGAACTAGGACGTAGTAGAATTATACTTCTTCCATCCCATAATAGGATAAAAGTAGGTTGCAAAAGTTAGTATATGagatctattttttatattgattttataatataatgtaagTGGAGTGATTTAGTTGAATGTGAgatatatttactatttatagtaaaagtaaaatgtgaatCTTATTATTGAACGAgctgaaatgacaaaatgtgactcttattgtagAAATGACGAAGTGCTTACTAGAACCGTTATGAGATTATTTACGCgtaaaaacaattgaaaacaaaaggCAAAGTTATCTCACTTTAACCTAAAGGTTTCACACGAAACAATAGTAGGAGTAAATAATAAGGAAACTTGTAGAACatgaaaagtaaaattgatcaaaatattgaattataatactatattttaataataataacatagCAACGAAAATACAGATCCATTTGAAcacagtaataactaataataatagcaGGAACGATGAGCAATATGAGCAGGCAATTTGTGcttaaattcaataaaaaatctatGGTGTTCATCTATCGCGGGCCGGGCCGGGCCAAACGAGACCACGCCGTCTCGATGGGTTCATTTAGCATTGTTCTTGCTCCTGATGAGCATCTTTCTCAACTCCGCCGGGTCAAGCTCCTTCGCATTAGATTCGGGTGTGTAGTATCCGGTAAGCGGGTCGGGCACCCATGCGCTCTCCCCTGCCTTCTCCGATCCCTTCTTCAGCATCACATTCGGTGCCCCAACAACCCGGCCCACCCCCTGCGCCTGCGACGCAGCAGAGTATCCCCTCCtgtttcaattaatcaaaacttaatttaatcaataatgTTCCAATTCAAATGCGTTTTTTCATAGAATCTTCGTTTCTGATTAAATCTGATAACGAACCTGGCAAGAGAGGCGGAGATTTGGTTCCCGACGAAGGAAGAGACGGTTTTAACGTTGGAGAAAGAACGTGCCATTTTTTCAAGATTTGGAAATAcagctgatttttttttatctaataagATATGGATATATTTGTGGGAGGGAGGTGCCCTAGGGTTATGAATTGATGTTGCAGTGAGGAAGAGAGCCGccatatttatagagaaatGGGAAGGGAAAAttcaaagaaagaaaaagcaaaattGGGCGGGCCGCGTCAATTGGAAATACAATTTGCTTCTTGCCCTCGTTGACACCCGGTCAATGTGtacttttcttcatttctgtTGTGTACAATTTaattgccaaaaataaaaatgagacattaaagaaaaaatgagatattatGGAGTGAgtataaattactactaacaaaattataacaaagTGAATACTAGTTGATTAATCGATTACGAAATTAGTCCAAATCCATAATTATATCAGTTAGCCGATTAACCGAAAATAATTGCAATAACCCATATTTTTTTAGctaaaatatttggaatatGATTTTGCTGTTATTAACAATTGATGGTCCACCAAAAATCGAAATGAATTTTGGAATgtcaaaaaagttttaaaattgaaaa
The genomic region above belongs to Salvia hispanica cultivar TCC Black 2014 chromosome 3, UniMelb_Shisp_WGS_1.0, whole genome shotgun sequence and contains:
- the LOC125211128 gene encoding protein SENESCENCE-ASSOCIATED GENE 21, mitochondrial-like, with translation MARSFSNVKTVSSFVGNQISASLARRGYSAASQAQGVGRVVGAPNVMLKKGSEKAGESAWVPDPLTGYYTPESNAKELDPAELRKMLIRSKNNAK